A region of the Pseudoliparis swirei isolate HS2019 ecotype Mariana Trench chromosome 21, NWPU_hadal_v1, whole genome shotgun sequence genome:
TATTTTAAACGGTTACATGGACAGCATTCTGTCATGTCAAGCGCTGTAGCCCCCTCTTGTGGTCAAACATATAAATTACTTCAAGGCTTTATCCATAATCTGTAAACGACTCTGTTGCCGTTATCCACATCGTGGCTCACGTGACGCAAAGTAAGAAGACGATAAGAACGTAGCGTGAGCCAGTAAACGAGGAATAGAAACAGCGGCACACGGTTTGATTGGGGCTTCTTCCAGGTGGCCGCGCACCCTGGCAGGGATCCGAGCCTACCTCCCCTGCAACAGACTGCCATCGAGCGCAGGCACCTACTCGGGCGGCCCGGGCGAAGAGCAGCGGGCGTGGCGCTACTGTGACCGCAAGGGGCTGTGGACGGAGGAGGACTATTCCCACTGCCAGTTCCAGAAGGACGTCACGAGGTTTCTATACGTCATCAACCAGGTCCGTCTTGACTCAAcgcatttttttaatgtctgtaAACTCCTTTCACCGAGTTCGCCTCCTCCCGCCCGTCTCTCTTTGCTCGGACCGTTTCAATTGCTCCCCCTGAATCCTTCCGCCAGATGCCCCTGAACGAGAGCAACGTGGTGGCCAGGGCTCGGCGGCTGTTGGTGTACACGATCGACGCGGCCAACTTCTCAGACAAGATGGACATTATCTTCGTGGCTGAGATGATCGAGAAGTTCGGCAAGTTTGTCGAGAGGTTTAAAGACGTAAGTGCCATCGGAGCTGCTCCTCGCGTCTGTGAACACTTTACGAGCTTATGTTCGCCGCGACGCGTGCATTTGGTGCATCGTCTCGTTCACGGGCAAATGGATTATTGCTCGCCAGCTGTTTTGTCGTCATGTCGTTTAACGAGAAAAGACGTCTTCAGCACAGCTGAAGGCCAACGAGCAGAAACGCTTTCCACGGGAAAGGAGCTCCTAGCATGTTGCAACTGCTGGAGGCAAGCGGCATTATAGTTTGAAAGCATATTAAAAAGTTCTGCTTGAAATGTGTTTCCAATCGTCACGTAGCCACGAGTCTCCCTCTAGCCAGCGTTTAAGGCTGAGCATGTTCACGTCAAGTGATTTAGAATAGAAGCCGCCGCGTGGAGCGAGCTCCTGGCTGTCGGATCTGCGTGTGCATTCGCTCAAGTCGACCTTTTCTTCCCCCCGTCACGCAGCTGGCCGAGGTGATGGTCAGCATGGCCAGTAACTTGATGCTGGCCGATGAGAGGGTGCTCTGGACGGCTCAGCGGGAAGCCATGGCCTGCTCCCGCATCATCGCCTGCCTCCAGAAGATCGCCGTGTACCGCATGGCCACGGTGCAAATCCTCTCCCTGGTTAGTCCCGTCACCACCGTGGGCCCCGATTGTTGCGCAATGACCAGTGCAGGCAGCGCTTTGACAGATTATGCAGACATTATTTGAAAGGAATATGCAAACTCGGGAAACGGGCTCTAGCCGACCTgtgatgggggaaaaaaaacggactCTGCCGGCCGTAGATTGGTGGTGCTGTGTGTCACGCCGCACCATCCAAACATCAAGTTTCATGAAAAGGAATCGTACTATTGTTGTCAATTCCACTTCACATGTGacagatttattttaaaatgagtcCAATTTCACACTTCCTGTTGTCCTTCCAGACGTCCCCCAACATAGCACTGGAGGTTCACGTTGTCAGGGCCAATGACTGGAACGGCATGACCTGCATGCTGTACCAGAGGCCCAGCCCCGAGCGCACACCGGGACAGGACCGCCAACTCGCCTTCAAATGCAACACAACCAGCTCCTTCTCCAGCATCCTTCTCAAGGTCAGCCTCCTCCCGGAGATAATCCCAACGTGTCAGCAGGTTGTTTTGGTTGATGTTTTTAGTGTGGTTGGTGGTTTTGATCGCAGCAAAGACGTATAATAaaagtaaactagaacgggcactcgggagagcgcatacattcgccgcagccacttttttggtaccttttcatgaccttgacctttgacccgatcgatccccaaatctaatcaaatggtccccggataataaccaatcatcccaccaaattccatgcgattcggtttaatactttttgagttatgcgaataacacgcatacaaataaatacacagcgatcaaaacataaccttccgcattctcgaacGCGAAGGTAATCAACATGACGATTGTTAAAATGTGGAATGGTTGGATTTTTCCCGTGTATCTTTTGTCCCTATAGAGCACCATTGTGGAGGCTTCCCTGCAGCTTCCCCAGTCCCTCTTTACCCAGGCTGCGCTCCCCGGGCAGGCAGAGGACACGGTCTACAAGCTCCATCTACTGGGCCTCCGCAACGGCAAGTTCTTTCCCTCCACCAGCAACTCCTCCCAGCTGGCCGAcagtgggaagaggaggagtgtcGCCGCCCCGGTCATCATGGCCATGATCGGTGAGTCGAAACGTTTCAGCGTCGACCTTTCGAGGGGAAACCTGAAAGTACCACGGGCGCATCACGCAGCCAAAACCAGAACCAAACAGCCGTTTGTCCCTTTTGTGATTTCCATCAGAGGGCATGTCCCTGCGCGTCCTGAGGACGCCCGTTAACGTTACCCTGCGTCGGTTTGCCCGCGGCTCAGATGCCGTGTCCGCCCGCTGGAACGTCAGCCTGGTGGGAGGCCACGGAGGATGGCAAAGCGACGGCTGCCGCATTCTGGGCCATCACGACAACTTCACCACCATATCGTGCAACTCTCTGGGGAACTACGGTCTGCTGATGGTCGGTTGGGCTGGTTCTTGTGTTCATTGCATGACATGTGACGGTGATGAGCATCCGTAAAGATGGCGTGCGTCatggattttgtttttaaatgtaaccCGAGGATGTCTCGCCTCCCGTCATGCAGGACCTCAGCAGCGTGGACTATTTCTCTCCAAGCATCCAGCCCCTGCACCCAGTCATCTATGCCACGACTATCATCCTACTTATCAGCCTGCTCACCATTATCATCAGCTACATCTACCATCACAGGTAATTATTTAGCCTTAAttgattataattattttggcttttgtttattatctttatttatgttttcctGGGACAAATGCATGTGCCATCTTTCATGTTCACATTGCTGTAAATGTGTCATCCCCAAACATATTCTCAGTTTCCCATAAAGGACTGTCTCACTATCAGTAAGATATGCCttcaggataggaatatataagcatttatgcttctacctataccttttcagtctctctgttttgtttgttatatagaataatattttattgcaatgattgactgaataaaagtaCACAGCAACAATACATACCACGTTTGTCCTTGCTTTTAAACTCTGATTGGTTTCTGTGACCTCAGGTCTGTCCGCGTGAGCCGCAAGTTTTGGCACATGTTGGTCAACCTCTGCTTCCACATCTCCCTCACCTGCGGGGTGTTTGTCGGCGGCATAAATCAAACGCGATATGCAAGCGTGTGCCAAGCGGTGAGTGTACACCTCCGGGGGTCCTCCAACTCTCCTGCGGTGCTTCCCGTGTTTTCAAGGGGGAAAAAATATAATGTCGGGAAAAGCTGTGTTCAGTGTGCTCGTAAAAAGAGATGTGGAAACACAATAAGAGATGCATAGAAAGATTGTTTCCATGTCTGGAGGCCATCCCGCAACTCATGGCGTGTCGTGCCGAGACACATTTCATACTCGGGTTTCATTGCACAAAGTACCTGGGTGAAAGAGGTTGGCAGAtaactttttgtttatttatttaattctctGGCATATCTCCATAATCAATTAAAGAAATGCTCAAAGGCCATCATGCCGTTTTGAAATACGCATCCCATCATTTTTAATGGTTAAGTTTAACAACTGGTGCATTCTATCATCAGAGATTGATTgcagttgttttcttttgcGTCAGATCTATAATGATTCGATCTCTCCTAGGTGGGCATCTTGCTGCACTATTCCACTCTGGCCACCGCACTGTGGGTGGGCGTGACTGCGCGCAACATTTACAAACAGTTGACGCGCAAGGCTAAGCGCTACGAAGAGCTGGACGAACCTCCACCCCCACCGCGGCCCATGCTCAGGTACGACGCCGCCACTCGTCGCATGTTCTTCGCCGGGGGAGGCAACGTGTGCCTTGCGCTTTGAAACGCGGCGGTGAAACTGCAGGCAGTTCCTGTGGCTCTTCAAACTAAACActgcaaaaggggaggagcttcctCCCAGTTGGagcgtgctgctgctgcatccaCTTCTCACCTTCTGCAAGCAGAGAAGTGAACGAACCAGAGGTTAAACGTATGTCGTGCCGTCTTCTGTTTCTGCACGAGGGAGCAGCCGTGCACAACAtgctctacgtgtgtgtgtgtgtgtgtgtgtgtttgtttggtgaAACTGCCACACAGTGTCAGCGTAGAGACCTGGAATGCCGTCGGATCCCTGTGTGTGCAGTTGGTGCTCGGTTGTCATCCTACAAAACAGGAAGACTAAAGCAgaacctccccccccctgtgCTTTCTCCAAAAGGTTCTACTTAATCGGCGGAGGGATACCCATCATTGTCTGCGGGATCACTGCAGCAGCCAACATCAAAAACTACGGCAGCCGGACCAACGCACCATAGTAAGCGGCCCCTGTGTCTGATCCCAGAGCGTGAGCGGGATGCTTTGTCCGTATACGTGGTTAACAGCCTTTAAACGCTCTCGGGCCTggacgcttcttcttcttttttacattcTGTCCTCAGGAGGCGTTGGCTTTAGTTATCGACCGGCCAAGCTGCACTGCTTAGTAAATAATGGATATTTTTATAGGAGGAGTAGGAAAAGTTTATTCCCTGAAGTTGTGATAATGGTGGCCTATTAATGGTCTGTGCATCCAAGCAACAAGCAACTGCTGCCAGTTTAcagcgagccccccccccaacagtaGCAGCTGGTGCAGTAGGCTGCCTAATTGAGAAGTCCGCACCTGTATCTGTCTTCAGTCTTTGGAGTTTAATTAATATCTCGCAAGCAGGACGAATGCAGCCCGTGTTATTAAAAGTAATGGGGCAGTAACTGTAAAAACGAAAAGGCAAAAGTTTatcccttttttttaggtttcaagTAAATAATGATGGACGAGAAAGATGAGGagctgttgtgttgtttttactgAACACCGTTGGCAatgttccttctttccttcgcGGGGAAAAAGGCCGTTAAAGGACATTTAAAGCCTCCGACGGTCCATAAAATGCCTGATTGGTCCCGTCTGTCTTTCCTCCTCCTAGTTGCTGGATGTCGTGGGAGCCCAGCATCGGGGCTTTCTACGGCCCAGTGGGATTCATCGTCTTTGTGGACTGCGTGTACTTCCTCAGCATCCTGCTGCAGCTGCGCCGCCACCCCGACCGCCGATACGAGCTCAAGGAGCCGAGCGAAGAGCAGCGGCACCTGGCCGCCTCCAACGGGGAGGCGGGGTCAGAAGGCCCCAGCAGCCACTGCCTCCCCCTGGTCCCGCAGCCTCACGAGGCCTCGTCCTCCGTGGCGTCCGCCCCCCACCCGGTGCCCCCGTCGGCCCTGGAGAACGAGCACACCTTCGCCGCCCAGCTGATGGGCGCGGCGGGGGCCTTGGGGCTGTACGCGGCCCTCTGGGTGTTCGGGGCCATGTCCGTATCCCAGGGCCACCCCTACAACCTGGCGTTCACCTGCCTGTTCGGGGTGGCGGCGCTGGCCCTGGGGGCGTTCATGGTGGCGCATCACTGCGTCAACAGGCAGGACATGAGGCGCCACTGGTCCCAGGCCTGCTGCTCCGGGAGGCGGGCCTACTCCGCGCAGGAGGACGTCCTCCTGCCCCCGCCGGGCGCGGCCACGGCGTCCACGGCGGGCTCGGCCAGCAAGGCGGACGGGGAGTCGACCAAGTGCGGCCACAGCAGCGGCGACTCGTCTTACACCAATAAGAGCGCGCCCAGCGGGCGCAACTCCGCCCACGGCAGCAAGCTGACCAATCTGCACGCCGAGGCGGCTCAGTGcaagcccgccgccgccgcgccgccgaCCGCCAACGGGGGGGCGGCGGCCGTTTTGGACACCAGCTTGACGGAGCATTCGCTGGACAATGAGATTAAGATGCACGTGGCGCCGGTCGAGGTGCAGTTCCGCCCGGTGAGCAACATCAACAACCCGGCGGCGGCCGCCAACGGGCACGCGGGGGGCAGGCACCACAAGAACCGGGCGCGGGCGCACAGGGCGAGCCGGCTGACGGTGCTGCGAGAGTACGCCTACGACGTCCCCACCAGCGTGGAGGGCAGCGTGCAGAGCGCCCCCCACAGGCGGCACCACCATTACGACATCGCCGCCCGCAACAGCCGCCGGGCGGCGTACATGGCGTACAGGGAGCGGCACcagagccagcagcagcaggacagcagCGACAGCGCCAGCCTGCCGCGCCGCTCGCGCTACGCCGAGAAAGGAGGCGTTGGCGGCAGCAGCGTCATCGTCATCCCGGGGAACGGGACGGAGGCGGCCGAGGAGGCAGAGTGCGtggcccccgccgccgccgccgggtcgTGCTCGAGCAAAGAGGCCGGCGGCGcagaactggaaggccaacccAAGTCGTACGGGCTCAACCTCGTCAGCCAGGCCGGCGGCGCGGTCAAAGAGAACGGACACGCGGCGCCTTTAGTGAACTCGGAGAGCGCGGCCGGCGTCAAGACGGGCCTGTGGAAACATGAAACTACCGTGTAGCGACCGTTTCCGTGACGCGCTCTCACTTCAAACTGtgaaatgtcttcttttttttcctttccttttttgattgtacatttattttacgAACAAGCAAATCATTACTGCCACTGAACTATCTTTGTCaatgtgtttttgtaaaatgtctaTTTTTATAACTTTCTAATTGTTCTGTACTGCATGGTCTGAGCTGTGTGCATATCATCACCCCGGggaccctttaaaaaaaaaatgttctagTTTGTccccacaataataataaaaaaaacttctgTTCACAGAATTGAAGGTTTTTATTCTCGTGATAACACCCACCAGCTCATCAAAAGATGAGTCAGAGATGTTTGGTTTCCAAGCGCTACTCCTTGGTGACCTATATACGACACGCTGGTAATTGGGTTTTTGACTGACCTTCCGGTGACCTCGGGCTCCCCTCGCCTCTTCAGAGCGCCACTTTAATTGCACCTGGCTGGTGGCTTTGGGCTCTTCAGGTGTGTTCCTCCCGCCTGCTGGCAGATTTGATGAGTGCGCCGTGCATCTCGGGTTCCCGCCGACTCGATGCCCGGGCTGGGGATTGACAGCCGACTCTCAGAGCAGCTGCCACGACAGGAGCGAATAATGAGGAGAGCGTCTCCTTCCGTCTCCGACCTCTCGGCAGCCTGCAGCCGGACGTCGCTGTTGGCCAGCGAGCACAAAGTATGATTTGACTGCAGAGTATTCTCGCGATGGAGTCGTATGAATGCATCGGCCATGTGGGCTGAGCTCCAGTCTGACTTTTCAATAAGTAGGGCAAGTACATCCTAATAGTACTACATTGGATTAAATTGAAGtggagcttttcttttttactactTTATACATTGGTGATTTAGTTCAGTGGTTGGCAACCTGGGGATCGACAAGGCAGGCGTGGGAACTCATTTTCGGAAGCCCCGTGAAAAAAGAGTACCCTCTCCAATATTATTAAATAAGGCAATTACTAGCTACTGAAACTGATATTCTCGTCTCCTCACAGCACGCCACTGACCATCATATTGAAAGAGGAAAGGGTCGTGCGGCAAATATATTCCCTTAATTTCCCACATTTTAGAAGCGACGAGTGGTCCCCGGCTCCCGCCTACCGATCGGCGTCATCTCGGTCGTAGAAGCTCCAACGGcttaataaaacacacatttcactcAGGCAGAGAATATATTGCCCAGCTATCTTGGATGTGACAAATTATAGTAAGACTTCTGAATTATGTAGAGTGCGGTTACTCCTCGATTAGTCGGCGCCTCGCTGGTCCCCTCGGGGGCACGAAAGAGTGATCTTCAAATAATTGCCGGGGTTCTTTAGCATTGCCATCTGTTGTGGAGTTCATCGAGGTTGTCAGCCGGGCAGAAATGACAATGCTgtttgtgctgtgtgtgtgtgtgtgtgggggggctcatcagggcaaataaactgATGGTATCTCGGCTTCAAGATCACAGGGACACCTTGGGCAGAAATCAATAATAAATTAAGATAAAACTAATCGAGTTATTCAGTTCTTAGTCTCAGACGGAAGTCTGAGGGTCAGATCACACATCCCAGAAATAATACATCAGAGAATCCCATTTCAAACAGCCAACGCATCATCCGCTGATAAAGTCTATTTTCAGATTACGTGATGATCCCTCCGTGaagactctttttttttgttctcctttCCTTTTTGGTTTCAGCCAGTTTCCACTTAGTGCGCTCCGTGGAGCGTGGCTGAGCTCCATTCCTCACCGGGAGGCCCAGGGACGACCAGAGTCAGACAAGTGAtgtgttgtttacattttcCAATCGCTGCTCGTGGCGCCCGGAGGAAGCAGCTGGCTCTGTTGCGGAAACTCGCCACTGGAATGAAGATTGATACCGTGGAGAGGGCGGAGCCGTCTGAA
Encoded here:
- the adgra3 gene encoding adhesion G protein-coupled receptor A3 isoform X2 — translated: MRVDVLQLLFGLLLLGGGSSAASWADCKAYDERSKSGGKSLSSDRKVVCSNMELHQVLPTDSFPNRTVTLILNNNKIQELRNGSFVGLSTLEKLDLSNNSIGCLNVDIFKGLSSLIRLNLSGNIFSSLTQGIFDSLVSLKSLEFQTPYLLCDCNLLWLLRWLKERSIAVKNTKCYFPQSLQGQLIPSIRPELLTCDAPLELPSFQLTPSQRQVVFQGDSLPFQCQASFVAEDMQVLWYQNGRMVKSDAAQGIFIEKHMVQNCSLIASALTISNIQPGFTGNWECRVKTSRGNTTRTVHIVVLESSAEYCAPERVSNNKGEFKWPRTLAGIRAYLPCNRLPSSAGTYSGGPGEEQRAWRYCDRKGLWTEEDYSHCQFQKDVTRFLYVINQMPLNESNVVARARRLLVYTIDAANFSDKMDIIFVAEMIEKFGKFVERFKDLAEVMVSMASNLMLADERVLWTAQREAMACSRIIACLQKIAVYRMATVQILSLTSPNIALEVHVVRANDWNGMTCMLYQRPSPERTPGQDRQLAFKCNTTSSFSSILLKSTIVEASLQLPQSLFTQAALPGQAEDTVYKLHLLGLRNGKFFPSTSNSSQLADSGKRRSVAAPVIMAMIEGMSLRVLRTPVNVTLRRFARGSDAVSARWNVSLVGGHGGWQSDGCRILGHHDNFTTISCNSLGNYGLLMDLSSVDYFSPSIQPLHPVIYATTIILLISLLTIIISYIYHHRSVRVSRKFWHMLVNLCFHISLTCGVFVGGINQTRYASVCQAVGILLHYSTLATALWVGVTARNIYKQLTRKAKRYEELDEPPPPPRPMLRFYLIGGGIPIIVCGITAAANIKNYGSRTNAPYCWMSWEPSIGAFYGPVGFIVFVDCVYFLSILLQLRRHPDRRYELKEPSEEQRHLAASNGEAGSEGPSSHCLPLVPQPHEASSSVASAPHPVPPSALENEHTFAAQLMGAAGALGLYAALWVFGAMSVSQGHPYNLAFTCLFGVAALALGAFMVAHHCVNRQDMRRHWSQACCSGRRAYSAQEDVLLPPPGAATASTAGSASKADGESTKCGHSSGDSSYTNKSAPSGRNSAHGSKLTNLHAEAAQCKPAAAAPPTANGGAAAVLDTSLTEHSLDNEIKMHVAPVEVQFRPVSNINNPAAAANGHAGGRHHKNRARAHRASRLTVLREYAYDVPTSVEGSVQSAPHRRHHHYDIAARNSRRAAYMAYRERHQSQQQQDSSDSASLPRRSRYAEKGGVGGSSVIVIPGNGTEAAEEAECVAPAAAAGSCSSKEAGGAELEGQPKSYGLNLVSQAGGAVKENGHAAPLVNSESAAGVKTGLWKHETTV
- the adgra3 gene encoding adhesion G protein-coupled receptor A3 isoform X1 is translated as MRVDVLQLLFGLLLLGGGSSAASWADCKAYDERSKSGGKSLSSDRKVVCSNMELHQVLPTDSFPNRTVTLILNNNKIQELRNGSFVGLSTLEKLDLRSNLISRIEPGAFIGLLALKRLDLSNNSIGCLNVDIFKGLSSLIRLNLSGNIFSSLTQGIFDSLVSLKSLEFQTPYLLCDCNLLWLLRWLKERSIAVKNTKCYFPQSLQGQLIPSIRPELLTCDAPLELPSFQLTPSQRQVVFQGDSLPFQCQASFVAEDMQVLWYQNGRMVKSDAAQGIFIEKHMVQNCSLIASALTISNIQPGFTGNWECRVKTSRGNTTRTVHIVVLESSAEYCAPERVSNNKGEFKWPRTLAGIRAYLPCNRLPSSAGTYSGGPGEEQRAWRYCDRKGLWTEEDYSHCQFQKDVTRFLYVINQMPLNESNVVARARRLLVYTIDAANFSDKMDIIFVAEMIEKFGKFVERFKDLAEVMVSMASNLMLADERVLWTAQREAMACSRIIACLQKIAVYRMATVQILSLTSPNIALEVHVVRANDWNGMTCMLYQRPSPERTPGQDRQLAFKCNTTSSFSSILLKSTIVEASLQLPQSLFTQAALPGQAEDTVYKLHLLGLRNGKFFPSTSNSSQLADSGKRRSVAAPVIMAMIEGMSLRVLRTPVNVTLRRFARGSDAVSARWNVSLVGGHGGWQSDGCRILGHHDNFTTISCNSLGNYGLLMDLSSVDYFSPSIQPLHPVIYATTIILLISLLTIIISYIYHHRSVRVSRKFWHMLVNLCFHISLTCGVFVGGINQTRYASVCQAVGILLHYSTLATALWVGVTARNIYKQLTRKAKRYEELDEPPPPPRPMLRFYLIGGGIPIIVCGITAAANIKNYGSRTNAPYCWMSWEPSIGAFYGPVGFIVFVDCVYFLSILLQLRRHPDRRYELKEPSEEQRHLAASNGEAGSEGPSSHCLPLVPQPHEASSSVASAPHPVPPSALENEHTFAAQLMGAAGALGLYAALWVFGAMSVSQGHPYNLAFTCLFGVAALALGAFMVAHHCVNRQDMRRHWSQACCSGRRAYSAQEDVLLPPPGAATASTAGSASKADGESTKCGHSSGDSSYTNKSAPSGRNSAHGSKLTNLHAEAAQCKPAAAAPPTANGGAAAVLDTSLTEHSLDNEIKMHVAPVEVQFRPVSNINNPAAAANGHAGGRHHKNRARAHRASRLTVLREYAYDVPTSVEGSVQSAPHRRHHHYDIAARNSRRAAYMAYRERHQSQQQQDSSDSASLPRRSRYAEKGGVGGSSVIVIPGNGTEAAEEAECVAPAAAAGSCSSKEAGGAELEGQPKSYGLNLVSQAGGAVKENGHAAPLVNSESAAGVKTGLWKHETTV